The Candidatus Palauibacter scopulicola sequence CGACGCCCGCGCCCACCAGGGCGCCGCAGAAGAATGCGACCACCCCGGACGCCCGGCGCTCCACGATCACGTACGGCTGTTGATCCTGCTCCGACATGTCACTCACTCTCCTGCTGGCGCCCGACTCCCTCTACAACCCGCCGGTACGCGGCCGGATCCCACTCGGGCCGTTCGTCGGCGTCGGCGATGCGCCGCCCGAGATGAAAGATGAGGCGCGTGATGCGCGCCGTCTTGTCGTAGAGAATCCGGTCCGGTTCGTCGTTGGGGCCGTGATAGTCTTCGTGCGTACCCGTGAAGAAGAAGAGAATGGGTACGCCCTTCCTCGCAAAACTGTAGTGGTCGGAGCGGAAATAGAAATTCTCCTCCGGCCACGGGTCGTCGATCGTCTCGAGCCCGAGTTCCGGGTGCGCACGCAGCGTCTGCCGAAGCGTCGCGCCGAGGGTCGATTCGTCGGCCCCGATCGCCACGACGGTGTCGCGCCAGTTCCGTCCGATCATGTCGATGTTCAGATTGGCGACCGTCGCGCCGAGGGGGAACAGCGGGTTCTCCGCGTACCACCCGGAGCCGAGAAGCCCGCGCTCCTCCCCGCTCACGGTCATGAATACGAGGGAGCGGCGCGGCGGCGTTTCCAGCGACGCGAAGGCCTGCGCGAGTTCGATGATCGCCGCGGTTCCGGAGGCGTCGTCATCGGCGCCGTTGTAGATGGAGTCCCCGTCGACGGGCCGCCCCACGCCCACGTGGTCCATGTGGGCCGTGAACACGATGAACTCGCCCCGGAGGTCGGGGTCCGAACCCTCGATCCAGCCGATCGTGTTGTAGGCCCTCTCCTCGCGGAATTCGGAGTGCGTGCGCACCCTCGCCTCCCAGGGGGTCGTGCCCGCGCCGGAAGCGAGGGCCGCGCGCAGCGCTTCGGGGAGCGCGCGCGTCCGGACGAGCGCGACCGGGGCGCCGAGTTCCTCCGGCATGCCGACGGCCAGCCGCTCCCGCTCGTAGAAGCGCCGGATGCCATCGAAGTAGTCGTCCGGCGCATCGACCGCGAGCAGGACGGCGACCGCGCCACCGTCGAGGACGCCGCGCACGGCTTCGAGGCCTCTCCGGGTGTCCTCGGGCGCGAGCGGCATGACCGCGACGGCGCCGGCGGGCGGGTCCGCGCCGCCGGGCGTCACGATCGCGAGCGGACCCACGGCCTCGCCTCGGCCACCCGGCACGGCGAGGACGTCGGGCCCGTTGATCGTCCCGCCGCCCGGACCCTCGATCTCGATCAACTGCCGGTCGGGGGCGCCGGCCCGGGAAGCGGTCAGCGGATACTCCTGCAGGTAGCTGTCGCCGTCCGCCGGCTGGAGGCCGAACTCCTCGAAGCGACGGGCGATATGCCGCGCCGCCTTGTCCAGTTCCGGGCTCGGTGTCGCTCGGCCGCGCATCGAGTCGTGCGCCAGGGCGCCGATGCGGAGACGAAGGTCGCCCGCGGTGATGGTCGCCGCCCCGGCCCCGGCTTCGGCCTGCGCGGAGATCCCCGCGGGGGCGGCTGCGAGCGCCAGGACCGGGACCCACAGTTTCATTTTCATTCGTTTCCTGCCCGGAGGGACGTTCGACCGAAGGCGAGTCCGACGTGTAGCCGGCCTCCGCCACGGGCTGCTAGTTTTTTCCGATGACCGAAGGCACCGCAACTCTCACCTCCGCTCTCGAAGCTTCCCGGCAGCGCCTCGACCTCGCGAGTCCGCGCGAGATCGTGGGTCTATCGCACCTGGAACTCGTGGCGCGCCACATCGTCGAAGGGTTTCTCATCGGGCTCCACGACTCGCCGAAGCGCGGCTTCTCCGCCGAGTTCGCCGAGGATCGCCCCTACAACCGCGGCGACGACATCCGGCACCTGGACTGGAAGGCCTACGCGAAGACGGATCGCCTCTTCATCAAACAATACGAGGAGGAGACGAACCTGCGGGCGTACCTGCTCGTCGACGTGAGCCGGTCGATGGGCTGGGTGTCGGACGGGGAACGCTTCCCGACCAAGCTCGCGTACGCGCGGCTGCTCGCGGCCTCGCTTTCGCTGCTCCTCGTACAGCAGGGGGACGCGACGGGACTCATCGCCTTCGACGAGGCGCTGCGGGCGCACATCGCACCGCGCACGACGCGCCGCCACTGGCGCCGGCTGCTGGGCGAGCTCACGCGGCTGTCTGCCGATGGCCGGACCGATGCGGGTTCCGCGCTAAAGGAGATCGCCGGCCGGCTGCAGCGGCGGGGTCTCGTCGTGCTCATCTCGGACCTGCTCGTGGACCCGGAGACGACGCGGATGTCGCTGCGCTATCTCCGGCACCGCGGCCACGAGGTGATCCTGTTCCACATCATGGACCCCGGCGAGCGGGAACTTCCGGCCGAGGGGGAGGCGATCTTCTTCGACCCCGAGACGGGCGAGGAACTGGGCGCCAACTCCGCGGCGCTCCGCCGGCAGTACCGGGAGGCGGTCGAGGCGGCGGTCGACGGCTGGCGCAAGGAGGCGCTGCGCTGGGGGGCCGACTACGCGCTCCTCACGACGGACACTCCCATCGGGCTCGCGCTGAGGCAGTTCATGCGCAGGCGGGCCGGCGGGTGACGGGAGCCCGGGTGGCTTGAGCTTCCTCTACCTGTCGGCGCTGGCGCTCGGGCTGAGCGTGGTCGTGCCCCTCATCCTCCACCTGCGGCGCCGCCAGACCGACCGGCGCGTGTCCTTCCCGGCGCTCCGCTACCTAAGCCGCGCGGAGGACGCGCGCTCGCGGTCGCTCGCCGCCTCGGACCTGCTGCTGCTCGCCGTGCGGATCGGCCTCCTGATTGCACTCGCGCTCGCCGCGGCGGGCCCGCTCATCGGACGCGGCGGGGCCCGCGACCACGAGCCGACGGACCTCGCGCTCATCGTGGACAACTCGGCGAGCGTCGGGCGCCTGGACGAGAACCGCATCCTGTTCGAGTCGCTCGTGGAGCTTGCCCGGGCGGCGCTCGCCGCGGCCCGCCCGGAGGACCGCGTGTGGCTCTTCCCCACCGTCGGGGAGCCGCTCGCGGCCGGCGTCTCCGCGGGGCAGGCCGCGCCGGCACTCGGGCAGCTCCGGCCGACCGACGGCGCGGCCGATCTGGCCGCCGTCGTGGCCCGGGCGGCCGCGGCGCTCCCCGCCGACGGCGGGCGGCGGCGCGAAATCCAGTTGCTGTCGGACCTCCAGGCGTCCGCTCTGCGGACCGTCCCGGCGGCCGCGAGCGACGCCGCGCCCCTCGTGGCCTACGCGCCGCGGCCGCCGGCCGAGCCCAACGGCGCGCTCGTCGATGTCGAACTCACCGGCGGCACGACGGCGCCGTCGGGCACCGGGCACGGCGTCATCGTGCGGAGCGCCCGCGCCGGGGCGGCCGTCCCGCCGGATCCAGCGGACGACGCCGCGGCGGAAGCCGACATCCGGCTCGAGCTCGACGGGCGGCTCGCCGGCGCGGCACGGGCCCCGTGGGGAGCGAGCGCCATCCTCGGCCTCCCCGAACTCGGGCCGGGGCTGCACGAGGGGCGGCTGGAGGTCGACCCCGCCGGCGCGCGGGCGGATGACCTCCGCTACTTCGCGATCCGGGTCGTGCCTCCGCCCACGGTTCGCTTCCATGGCGACGCGAACGGCTTCGTCGGACTCGGGATCGAAACCCTCCGCGACGGAGGACGGCTGGGAACGGGAGGAAACGGGGCCGTCGCGGTCGTGGATGGAGATGTGAGCGACGGCGCGCCGTGGGAGGGCGCGGAGACCGTCATCTTCGTTCCGCCCGCCGACCCGGTGGATCTGGCGGCTTTCAATCAGGGGCTGGCCTCCGTCGGGATCGCCTGGCAGGCACGCGTCGATGCGGGATCGGGCGATCTCGGACTCGCGGAGCCGGAGGCCGCGTTCTCGCTCTCGGGGGTACGGGTCCGGCAACGCTACCTCCTTCGCACGACGGGGGGCGGGTCGGCCGCCGACACGGCGCTGCTGCGGACGGAAGACGGAGAACCGTGGCTCGTCCGCACGGATTCGGACGACCGGATGGCGTTGATCCTCGCCTCGCCGCTCACGGCCACGGCCAGCGATCTCCCGGCGCACCCCGCCATGGTCCCCTTCCTCGAAGCGCTCCTCGTGCACTGGTCGCACCTGGCCACCTGGCCCTTCGCCGACTTCGGCGCGGGGCGGCCGCTGACCCTCCCCGAGTGGGCGAGCGAGGTCGAATCGCCCGACGGGACGGTGCGCGGCGTGGAGGGCGGCGCGCGGTTTACGCCGCTCGGGGCGGGCGTGTATGCGGTCCGGGGCACCGGGAGCGACGGGGCGGGCGCGGAAACGCACTTCGCGGCAAACGTGCCGGAGGAGGAGGCCGATCCGACCCCGATGGGGCGGCGCGAACTGGAGGAACTGTTCGCCGGCCGGCCCGTATTCACGGCGGGCCCGGACGCGAGCGCCTGGGAAGACGGTATCTTTCGCGCGCGGCGGGGCCGCGACGTGGCCCCGTGGTTGATCGCGCTCGCGCTCGCGCTGATCGGGATCGAGCTGTACCTGGCGACGCCGGGCCGGTCGCGCCGCCCGAGCGCGGACGGTGAAGGGAGCGAGGTCACATCGGGCGCGTCGAACTGATTCGAACGTCGTTCCTCCAGACCGTGCGAGCCGCCGGAATCCCCGAGGCGCTCTCGCGGCGTGGCGCCCGTGCGTCCGTCCACCCGCTCCCGGGTGCCGGATCCGCCGCACTCGCGCTCGCGCTCGACGACCTGGCCATCGGCGCGCCCATCGTCCTGGTCGCCGACACGCCCGAGCGGGCCGAGGCGCTGCACGAGGATCTCCGCACGCTCGGGGCCGCGGGCGCCCGCTGCTATCCGCAGCGAGAGGCCCTCCCGTACGAGGACTCGGACCCTCACATCGAGATCGAGGCCCAGCGCGTGGACGCCATGGGCACGCTGCTCGGCGGGCGCTGCCGCATCCTCACGACGACGGCCCGGGCGCTCGCCGAACGGGCCCCGATCCCGGTCGGTCCCGGCGCGAGCCTCGCCCTCACGATCCGGCGCGGGACCGAGCACCCCCTGGCCGAACTCGGCCGCCGCCTGGAGGAGATGGGATTCGGCCGCACCCACACGGTGCGTGAAGTCGGGGATTATGCGATCCGCGGCGGGATCGTGGACCTGTTCCCGTTCGGGCATCCGGCGCCGCTCCGGATCGAACTCTGGGGGGACGAGGTGGAGTCGGTACGCCGCTTCGACGCGCTCACCCAGCGTTCGACCGAACCCCTGGAGAGCGTGAACGTCCTTCCGGTCGCGCTGCTGGGCTCCGAAACGGCGGGCGACGTGGAGCGGCGCGCCCTCCTCGAGACACTGCCTCCGACGGCACTCGTGCTGATCCTCGACCCGGAAGGGGGCGTCCGGGCCCGCGAACGCCTGTGGGCCGAGGTCCGGGACGCGAGGAAGCGCGTCGGCGCCGGCGCCGAGCCGGCCGAGTCCCTCGTCCTTCCCCCTTCCGAGGCGGAACCGCGGCTCGCCACCTTCAGCCGCCTCGAGTTCCTGGCGCCGGAGCAGGCCCCCGCGGCCGCGATTCGGCTTCCGGTCGAGCCTCCGCCCTCCATAGACCGCGACATGAAGCGGCTGGTGGCCGAGATCGGCACGGCGCGGGCCCGCGGCGAACGGCTCCTCGTCTTCTGCGACAACGACGGCCAGGTCGAGCGGCTGGAGGAGATCCTCACCGAACGCGGAGGCGCGGCGCTCGCCCGCGAGGTCGCCCTCGCCATTGGATCGCTCAGCGGCGGGTTCAGGGTCGGGGTCCCCGGCACCCTGCTCGTCCTCACGGATCACGAGGTGTTCCGGCGCCGGTATCGCCGCCACCGCGTCCGCCTGCGCGGCGCCGCGACGATCGAGTCCATCGCGGCCATCGAACCCGGAGACTACGTGGTTCACATGGAGCACGGGATCGGCCGCTACATGGGCCTGGAGCGCGTCGAGGTGCGCGGCGAGACGATCGAGACGATGGAGATCCGCTACGCCGACGGCGAACTCCTGAGACTCCCGCAC is a genomic window containing:
- a CDS encoding DUF58 domain-containing protein yields the protein MTEGTATLTSALEASRQRLDLASPREIVGLSHLELVARHIVEGFLIGLHDSPKRGFSAEFAEDRPYNRGDDIRHLDWKAYAKTDRLFIKQYEEETNLRAYLLVDVSRSMGWVSDGERFPTKLAYARLLAASLSLLLVQQGDATGLIAFDEALRAHIAPRTTRRHWRRLLGELTRLSADGRTDAGSALKEIAGRLQRRGLVVLISDLLVDPETTRMSLRYLRHRGHEVILFHIMDPGERELPAEGEAIFFDPETGEELGANSAALRRQYREAVEAAVDGWRKEALRWGADYALLTTDTPIGLALRQFMRRRAGG
- a CDS encoding M28 family peptidase, translated to MKLWVPVLALAAAPAGISAQAEAGAGAATITAGDLRLRIGALAHDSMRGRATPSPELDKAARHIARRFEEFGLQPADGDSYLQEYPLTASRAGAPDRQLIEIEGPGGGTINGPDVLAVPGGRGEAVGPLAIVTPGGADPPAGAVAVMPLAPEDTRRGLEAVRGVLDGGAVAVLLAVDAPDDYFDGIRRFYERERLAVGMPEELGAPVALVRTRALPEALRAALASGAGTTPWEARVRTHSEFREERAYNTIGWIEGSDPDLRGEFIVFTAHMDHVGVGRPVDGDSIYNGADDDASGTAAIIELAQAFASLETPPRRSLVFMTVSGEERGLLGSGWYAENPLFPLGATVANLNIDMIGRNWRDTVVAIGADESTLGATLRQTLRAHPELGLETIDDPWPEENFYFRSDHYSFARKGVPILFFFTGTHEDYHGPNDEPDRILYDKTARITRLIFHLGRRIADADERPEWDPAAYRRVVEGVGRQQESE
- a CDS encoding BatA domain-containing protein → MSFLYLSALALGLSVVVPLILHLRRRQTDRRVSFPALRYLSRAEDARSRSLAASDLLLLAVRIGLLIALALAAAGPLIGRGGARDHEPTDLALIVDNSASVGRLDENRILFESLVELARAALAAARPEDRVWLFPTVGEPLAAGVSAGQAAPALGQLRPTDGAADLAAVVARAAAALPADGGRRREIQLLSDLQASALRTVPAAASDAAPLVAYAPRPPAEPNGALVDVELTGGTTAPSGTGHGVIVRSARAGAAVPPDPADDAAAEADIRLELDGRLAGAARAPWGASAILGLPELGPGLHEGRLEVDPAGARADDLRYFAIRVVPPPTVRFHGDANGFVGLGIETLRDGGRLGTGGNGAVAVVDGDVSDGAPWEGAETVIFVPPADPVDLAAFNQGLASVGIAWQARVDAGSGDLGLAEPEAAFSLSGVRVRQRYLLRTTGGGSAADTALLRTEDGEPWLVRTDSDDRMALILASPLTATASDLPAHPAMVPFLEALLVHWSHLATWPFADFGAGRPLTLPEWASEVESPDGTVRGVEGGARFTPLGAGVYAVRGTGSDGAGAETHFAANVPEEEADPTPMGRRELEELFAGRPVFTAGPDASAWEDGIFRARRGRDVAPWLIALALALIGIELYLATPGRSRRPSADGEGSEVTSGASN